From one Dermacentor variabilis isolate Ectoservices chromosome 3, ASM5094787v1, whole genome shotgun sequence genomic stretch:
- the LOC142576432 gene encoding 3-beta-hydroxysteroid sulfotransferase-like has protein sequence MEHRQPAHQIIDGVPRCININADRLRENLKFRAKNGDVVQHTFPKSGTHWLMYITQLILREGQPMTTHDEFSKEWRFVEYMDIKDWTSSLPLRTFATHLAPDKTNMTDEGKYIYVARNPWDVCVSFYHMTTNLSIFDFQDGTFKEFVNTFLNGNFGYGDYFEHVASGYALREQPNVFFVTYEELKNNTREIVLKLAYFLGEKYGRVLHNDEMLLQELLQRSQPDYMRSVVVVNLSGSANPQWDEFITQRNATCKEGYEGDENRYALVRTAKVGGWKEHFTPDLLQQMENRILETEKKSSFMDLWKDIRAEAINCFESFE, from the coding sequence ATGGAGCACCGACAACCAGCACACCAAATAATAGACGGAGTGCCTAGGTGCATAAACATCAATGCAGACAGGCTAAGAGAAAACCTGAAATTCAGAGCGAAGAATGGAGACGTTGTGCAACATACTTTCCCGAAGAGTGGAACGCATTGGTTAATGTATATCACACAGCTCATCCTGAGGGAAGGGCAACCGATGACCACGCACGACGAGTTCAGCAAAGAATGGCGCTTCGTCGAGTACATGGATATCAAGGACTGGACCTCGTCTCTGCCACTCAGAACATTTGCTACACACCTTGCCCCAGACAAAACCAATATGACGGATGAAGGAAAATACATCTACGTCGCCCGCAATCCGTGGGATGTTTGCGTCTCATTCTACCACATGACGACCAACTTAAGTATATTTGATTTCCAGGATGGCACGTTCAAAGAGTTCGTCAACACATTCCTGAATGGCAACTTCGGTTACGGGGACTACTTTGAACACGTAGCATCGGGTTACGCTCTGAGAGAACAGCCAAACGTGTTCTTCGTTACGTACGAAGAATTGAAGAATAACACGCGAGAGATAGTGTTGAAACTGGCGTACTTTTTGGGAGAGAAGTATGGCCGCGTTCTCCACAATGACGAAATGCTGCTTCAGGAGCTCCTGCAGAGGTCACAGCCCGATTATATGCGAAGCGTGGTGGTTGTAAACCTGAGCGGCAGCGCAAACCCTCAGTGGGACGAGTTCATTACTCAAAGAAATGCTACCTGCAAGGAAGGGTACGAAGGAGACGAGAACAGGTACGCGTTAGTGAGAACGGCCAAGGTAGGAGGTTGGAAGGAGCACTTTACACCTGACCTCCTTCAGCAAATGGAGAACCGAATTCTTGAGACAGAAAAGAAGTCTTCCTTCATGGACCTTTGGAAGGACATCCGAGCTGAAGCGATTAATTGTTTTGAGAGTTTTGAATAA